A genome region from Leifsonia sp. Root112D2 includes the following:
- a CDS encoding ABC transporter permease, with translation MNYFVRKLGFYLVALWAALTLNFLIPRLLPGNPVDILLAKLQQHGGIASPAARHSYEILLGGDTKEPLIAQYWGYLVNVFHGDLGVSVTYFPTKVLDVINTSLMWTIVLVGLATIISFVLGVGLGAIVGWKPGSWLDSLVPATTLLASVPYFWLALILVYLLATVVHLFPAQGGYDVALNPGWSWDFIFSAVQYGFLPALTIVLASIGGWVLGMRNMMVSTLSEDYILTAQAKGLTNRRIMRNYAARNAVLPSVAGFAISLGFVVSGSIVTEQVFSYPGIGSKLLSAVQNNDYALMQGIFLYITLAVLGANLIVDIFYGVIDPRTRAKS, from the coding sequence TGCGGAAGCTGGGGTTCTACCTGGTCGCCCTGTGGGCGGCCCTGACCCTGAACTTCCTGATTCCACGGCTTCTGCCCGGCAACCCGGTCGACATTCTGCTGGCCAAGCTCCAGCAGCATGGCGGGATAGCATCTCCGGCCGCTCGCCACTCCTACGAAATCCTCCTTGGCGGTGACACCAAGGAACCCCTCATCGCGCAGTACTGGGGCTATCTGGTCAACGTGTTCCACGGCGATCTCGGCGTCTCGGTCACCTACTTCCCCACCAAGGTGCTCGACGTCATCAACACTTCACTGATGTGGACCATCGTGCTGGTGGGCCTCGCCACCATCATCTCTTTCGTCCTCGGCGTCGGACTGGGGGCGATAGTCGGCTGGAAGCCTGGCAGCTGGCTCGACTCGCTCGTGCCGGCAACGACCCTGCTGGCATCCGTGCCCTATTTCTGGCTCGCCCTGATCTTGGTCTACCTGCTCGCGACAGTTGTGCATCTCTTCCCCGCCCAGGGCGGATACGACGTGGCGCTCAATCCAGGATGGAGCTGGGACTTCATCTTCTCCGCCGTGCAATACGGTTTCCTGCCGGCGTTGACGATCGTGCTCGCATCCATCGGTGGGTGGGTGCTCGGCATGCGCAACATGATGGTCTCGACGCTGTCGGAGGACTACATTCTCACCGCGCAGGCGAAGGGACTGACCAATCGCCGCATCATGCGCAACTATGCCGCGCGCAACGCCGTTCTGCCCTCCGTCGCCGGGTTTGCCATCTCGCTCGGATTCGTTGTCTCCGGCTCCATCGTCACGGAGCAGGTCTTCTCGTACCCGGGAATCGGTTCGAAGCTGCTCTCGGCCGTGCAGAACAACGACTATGCCCTGATGCAGGGAATCTTCCTGTACATCACCCTGGCTGTGCTCGGCGCGAACCTCATTGTTGACATCTTCTACGGTGTCATCGATCCGCGAACGCGGGCCAAGAGTTGA